In Sulfurihydrogenibium sp., a single window of DNA contains:
- a CDS encoding Rpn family recombination-promoting nuclease/putative transposase — protein MNDLQPHDQFFKQIFSEPKRVKSLLDIFYPELSKKIDLESIRLLNSEKYSQKIGKSLLDLLYECKIENEKSFLRIIFEHKSYIDKNLPSQLLYYNGVLWEETGEYEEYPPIINIVLYHGKRKW, from the coding sequence ATGAATGACTTACAACCTCACGACCAATTTTTTAAACAGATATTTTCTGAGCCAAAGAGAGTTAAGAGCCTGCTTGATATATTTTATCCAGAGCTATCTAAAAAGATAGACTTAGAAAGTATAAGATTATTAAACAGCGAAAAATACTCACAGAAGATTGGAAAATCACTTCTTGACCTTTTGTATGAATGCAAAATAGAAAACGAAAAAAGCTTTTTAAGAATCATCTTTGAACACAAATCTTACATAGATAAAAACCTACCAAGCCAGCTTTTATACTATAATGGCGTATTATGGGAAGAAACGGGAGAGTATGAAGAATATCCACCAATAATTAACATTGTCTTGTACCATGGTAAAAGAAAATGGA
- a CDS encoding OmpH family outer membrane protein: MIKKFLAVLTLLFLAFGYSNATNVAYVDMETVMNQSAKGKKYKAELDAKLKYYQNKAKELQNKIASLQSQLNSSALNQKAKEDKMKELRETARQLQNLEIQANEELAKMKAEAEKKMVSDIKAIAQKIAKDKNLDLILYGGLISGVLYADKKLDITDEVLKEYNK, translated from the coding sequence ATGATTAAAAAATTTTTAGCAGTTTTAACTTTATTATTTTTAGCTTTTGGATACTCAAATGCAACAAATGTTGCCTATGTTGATATGGAAACAGTGATGAATCAGTCTGCAAAAGGAAAAAAGTATAAAGCAGAGTTGGATGCAAAGTTAAAATACTATCAAAATAAAGCAAAAGAACTACAAAACAAAATTGCATCTTTACAAAGTCAGCTAAATTCTTCAGCTTTAAACCAAAAAGCTAAAGAAGATAAGATGAAGGAACTTAGAGAAACAGCAAGACAGCTTCAAAATCTTGAAATACAGGCAAATGAAGAGCTTGCAAAGATGAAAGCAGAAGCAGAAAAGAAAATGGTAAGCGACATAAAAGCAATAGCGCAAAAAATAGCAAAAGATAAAAATCTTGATTTAATTCTTTACGGCGGCTTAATCAGCGGTGTACTCTATGCAGATAAAAAATTAGACATTACAGACGAAGTACTTAAAGAGTATAACAAGTAA